A section of the Castanea sativa cultivar Marrone di Chiusa Pesio chromosome 12, ASM4071231v1 genome encodes:
- the LOC142621016 gene encoding uncharacterized protein LOC142621016, with amino-acid sequence MITLDYLAKILHINRPENVDISPYDDSLPLVTEILDILGADHEVSSKDTSIGIAKFGLELKTLTLIMFFNLYPLSNIGFINLGRAQFLCDLIKGAQIDICAHIFQTMGKTTRRSAARMCLPFCSLVMKIMVLKGVRPPKEGTILLHQRSISMISLQMSKSHSFAERAKHSPSKTPKSESSQHATPSEHRSAAPTIPGQPETTFPHIPEPQSTSTQLGPSSSHQDKLRTLIKGLHERILGLANVIYSTTTRFRFF; translated from the coding sequence ATGATCACTTTGGATTATCTAGCAAAGATTCTTCACATTAATCGTCCGGAGAATGTGGACATTTCACCGTATGATGACAGTCTACCTTTAGTGACAGAGATTCTTGACATTTTAGGAGCTGATCATGAAGTCTCCTCTAAAGACACTTCCATTGGAATTGCAAAATTTGGATTGGAGTTAAAGACTCTCACATTGATCATGTTTTTCAACCTATACCCTCTATCCAACATTGGTTTCATCAATCTTGGAAGAGCACAATTTTTGTGTGATTTGATCAAAGGAGCTCAAATTGATATTTGTGCTCACATATTTCAGACCATGGGGAAAACGACAAGACGATCAGCTGCAAGAATGTGTCTTCCTTTTTGCAGTCTTGTCATGAAGATCATGGTTCTTAAAGGTGTTCGTCCACCAAAAGAAGGAACTATCTTGCTTCATCAACGATCAATATCAATGATTTCACTTCAAATGAGCAAGAGTCACTCCTTTGCTGAAAGGGCAAAGCATAGTCCCTCCAAGACTCCGAAGAGCGAATCCTCCCAACATGCCACTCCTTCCGAACATCGATCAGCTGCTCCCACTATCCCCGGGCAACCCGAGACTACATTTCCTCACATTCCCGAGCCTCAGTCTACTAGCACTCAGCTGGGACCATCTAGCTCTCATCAGGATAAGTTAAGGACCTTGATTAAGGGACTACATGAACGCATTTTAGGACTTGCTAACGTCATTTACTCAACCACAACCAGGTTCAGATTCTTCTAA